A region of bacterium DNA encodes the following proteins:
- the dnaE gene encoding DNA polymerase III subunit alpha — protein MPDFVHLHNHSHYSLLDSCCRIDDLIEAAAKDQMPALALTDYGNLFGAAEFFNAAKSAKIKPIIGMEAYLAPNRLEKSKLIYHLVLLAKDQNGYSNLMVLASQGYLDGFYYKPRIDKNCIRQYAKGLIGTSACLKGEIPQALLHGRYDEAKKIAKEYIEIFSGDFYLEIQRHGLKADQIVNEGMIRLSEELGIPLIATNDIHYMEAADASAHEVLLCIQSGKTINDVTRPKYPGDTFYFRTSDEMKNLFKDIPSAIDNTLALTEKISFKMEFGQSQLPRYTLPEGFASQDDYLRHLAYEGLKKKMPDYSMDIGKRLQYELDMITKMDFPGYFLIVQDFINSAKEIGVSVGPGRGSAAGSLVSYAIGITNVDPIKYQLLFERFLNPERISMPDIDIDFDDRNRGRVIEYVINKYGKDNVAQIITFGTMAARGVLRDVARALNIALSDADRIAKMVPRKLGITLKQALDEVPEMKALEKSNDEKMSQLIRNALRLEGLVRQPGIHAAGVVITPDAIKKFVPVYKSAKDEIATQFDKDWVEKIGLLKMDFLGLTTLTIIDDTLRHIQKNYGINLDMDAIPLDDKKVFDLFWNGETVGIFQFESQGMTEYMKQLKPTSIEDLIAMNALYRPGPMDFIKTFINRKHGREPIDCFHVNLEPILKNTYGVIVYQEQVMQVAQVLAGFSLGKADVVRRIMAKKKPEELDKVRPDWINGAVANSYTKELAEKIFDILVPFSNYAFNKSHSAAYSVLAYQTAYLKSHYPAEFMAAVLSSEMANTDRISVLINACGDIGIDVLPPDVNESLAEFDVKDNSIRFGLGAVKNVGLGAIESIISAREKFGKFKTIFDLCEHADLRLVNKKVLESLVMSGACDSLQGHRAQLFDVIEKALSFGSNAQESANSDQVDIFGSVSGEQKKQLTSIPLPEIPRWSHGEALAKEKELLGFYASGHPLDKYRAEIDTFSMIRIGEEIDLREGSEIRVGGMIADLRQIFDKKGNPMAFVKLEGFGGTIEVVVFASVMKDIAPLLKKENVVMVTGKISIRNDVPGILCDQLFPIEDAFERFTGKIYIHVQLHQLGNGLMDSIIQTLQKSQQVNNPGTNPCDIQLCVDLPEKNAVANYKIKKFRIVPNHDLIYQLHKLLGRGHLKIAAR, from the coding sequence ATGCCTGATTTTGTTCATCTCCATAATCATTCTCATTATAGCTTACTGGACAGTTGCTGCCGTATTGATGATTTGATTGAAGCGGCCGCGAAAGATCAAATGCCGGCGCTGGCTTTGACGGATTATGGTAATCTATTCGGCGCGGCTGAGTTTTTCAATGCAGCGAAGAGCGCCAAAATTAAGCCGATCATCGGCATGGAAGCTTATCTTGCACCCAACCGGCTTGAAAAAAGTAAACTGATTTATCACCTCGTATTGCTGGCTAAAGATCAGAATGGATATTCCAATCTGATGGTATTGGCTTCTCAGGGATACCTGGACGGCTTTTATTACAAACCGCGCATTGATAAAAATTGTATTCGCCAATATGCAAAAGGATTAATTGGAACGTCAGCGTGTTTGAAAGGCGAAATTCCGCAAGCGCTGCTGCATGGCCGTTACGATGAGGCAAAAAAGATTGCCAAAGAATATATCGAAATTTTCAGCGGTGATTTTTACCTGGAAATTCAGAGACACGGTTTGAAAGCCGATCAAATAGTGAATGAAGGGATGATCCGGCTTTCGGAAGAATTGGGAATTCCTTTAATTGCGACCAACGACATTCATTACATGGAAGCCGCTGATGCTTCGGCGCATGAAGTTTTGTTGTGCATTCAATCCGGTAAAACGATTAATGACGTTACGCGGCCTAAGTATCCCGGCGATACGTTTTATTTCCGAACTTCCGATGAGATGAAAAATCTTTTTAAAGATATTCCTTCCGCTATCGACAATACTCTCGCTTTGACTGAAAAAATTTCATTTAAAATGGAGTTCGGTCAGTCCCAATTACCGCGGTATACATTACCGGAAGGTTTTGCTTCGCAGGATGACTATTTACGCCATCTTGCATACGAAGGTTTGAAAAAGAAAATGCCGGACTATTCGATGGATATCGGAAAGCGTTTGCAATATGAATTGGACATGATTACTAAAATGGATTTTCCGGGATATTTTCTGATTGTTCAGGATTTTATTAATTCGGCCAAAGAGATCGGTGTATCGGTTGGCCCGGGCCGCGGTTCTGCTGCAGGAAGCCTCGTATCGTATGCCATCGGCATTACTAATGTTGATCCGATCAAATATCAGTTGCTTTTCGAGCGTTTTTTGAATCCCGAACGTATTTCAATGCCCGATATTGATATTGATTTTGACGATCGCAATCGCGGGCGCGTCATAGAATACGTCATTAACAAATACGGTAAAGACAACGTTGCACAAATTATAACGTTCGGCACGATGGCCGCTCGCGGTGTATTACGCGACGTGGCGCGAGCGCTGAACATTGCATTGTCCGACGCCGATCGGATCGCCAAAATGGTGCCCAGAAAACTCGGGATCACGCTCAAACAAGCGCTGGATGAAGTTCCCGAAATGAAAGCGCTGGAAAAGAGTAATGACGAAAAGATGAGCCAGCTTATCCGCAATGCCCTTCGGCTTGAAGGTTTGGTCAGACAACCCGGTATTCACGCCGCCGGAGTCGTCATTACGCCCGATGCGATCAAAAAATTTGTACCGGTCTATAAATCCGCCAAAGACGAAATTGCAACACAATTTGATAAAGATTGGGTCGAGAAAATCGGCCTGTTGAAAATGGATTTTCTCGGGTTAACGACACTTACTATTATTGATGATACGTTGCGGCATATCCAGAAAAATTACGGAATCAATCTTGATATGGATGCGATTCCGCTCGATGACAAAAAAGTATTCGATCTTTTCTGGAACGGTGAAACTGTCGGCATATTCCAGTTTGAATCGCAGGGCATGACGGAATATATGAAACAACTCAAGCCTACGAGTATCGAAGATCTGATCGCGATGAATGCGCTATATCGTCCTGGCCCGATGGATTTTATCAAAACGTTTATCAATCGTAAACATGGACGAGAGCCGATCGACTGTTTTCACGTCAATCTTGAGCCGATCTTGAAAAACACTTACGGCGTCATCGTGTACCAGGAGCAAGTGATGCAAGTGGCTCAAGTTTTGGCCGGTTTTTCTCTTGGCAAAGCCGACGTAGTACGGCGCATCATGGCGAAAAAGAAGCCCGAAGAATTGGATAAAGTTCGTCCCGACTGGATCAACGGCGCTGTTGCCAACAGCTACACAAAGGAATTGGCCGAGAAAATTTTCGATATTTTGGTTCCCTTTTCGAATTATGCGTTTAATAAGTCGCATTCGGCCGCGTATTCGGTGTTGGCGTATCAAACGGCCTATCTGAAATCGCATTATCCGGCGGAATTTATGGCGGCGGTGTTATCCAGCGAAATGGCGAATACCGACCGTATTTCCGTTTTGATCAATGCCTGCGGTGACATCGGCATCGACGTCTTACCTCCCGACGTCAATGAAAGCTTAGCGGAATTCGACGTCAAAGATAATTCAATCCGATTCGGTTTAGGTGCCGTCAAGAATGTCGGGCTAGGGGCTATTGAATCGATCATATCTGCCCGTGAAAAATTTGGGAAATTCAAAACAATTTTTGATTTATGCGAACATGCCGATCTGCGATTGGTCAACAAAAAAGTTCTGGAAAGTCTTGTAATGTCCGGAGCATGCGATTCATTGCAGGGGCATCGGGCACAGCTTTTCGATGTTATCGAAAAAGCTTTATCGTTTGGTTCAAATGCTCAAGAATCGGCCAACAGCGATCAGGTTGATATTTTCGGATCGGTGAGTGGTGAGCAGAAAAAGCAACTTACTTCAATACCGTTGCCGGAAATTCCACGCTGGTCGCATGGGGAAGCGCTTGCCAAAGAAAAAGAATTATTAGGTTTTTATGCGTCGGGACATCCGTTGGATAAATACCGCGCGGAAATTGATACATTCTCGATGATCAGGATCGGCGAAGAAATTGATTTACGTGAAGGTTCAGAAATTCGTGTCGGCGGTATGATCGCCGATCTCCGTCAGATTTTCGACAAAAAAGGCAATCCGATGGCCTTTGTTAAACTGGAAGGATTTGGCGGAACGATCGAAGTGGTCGTATTTGCAAGCGTCATGAAAGACATAGCGCCGTTACTTAAAAAAGAAAATGTCGTCATGGTAACCGG
- a CDS encoding carboxypeptidase regulatory-like domain-containing protein produces the protein MNFLRTVFWTFFVEMLVIATSAHSQTNLTWTKTYPTVHDGYAFVLSPLNNNVVYIHDNVEKIFKVSYDAGSTWSTRGSISQGPGIRTIRVSPLDTSIIVMVGNNGILRSTNGGFDWEQVKEEGSTDGESFDYNIVHPDTMYFVDFYTSEFWLSADTGRTWHVRSVVPYGNVCTIAADPFHPNVIVIGAGDTKIARSTDYGLTWTLVKGGNPYFSECPKIVWDKSTPNMVYAAIQLDAAYSFFRSTDGGVTWNDMGLYGIFMWGLDQDPVNGDLFIGVFGSRTSLEVGIYRSADKGKSWQQLGNLFTYPAIWMIKAATSHDVYALNQDALGTNLYKLNTNPSGYGKISGTITTTSGGLPVGHASVVVVGGSDSCIVNNTDGKYTMYLSPGTYSLKAQSAGVNQVIGNVNVNAGGTTDVNFQLSLNGTMGSIGVSVVNVYQDDVNSTVLLYGRYGNGTLFPADTLSGNTFTNLSSLNFYDSIVVISEAPYVRQSIAQPSLNSNYEFNIDRADVFVMVDIAFYGTFMQSHLLDSGYTTYLWDLVTMGRSLPVEAIEKTKRRVIIWSASSAITTTTAFLDTLSLLCDRGVHLFAAGPDLVELHSSHPLFQNKLGVGFNGNYTSSSSFKGFTANKIGDGITTSIALGGSTRDKLTLLNSNVHKAFYYGPNYDPDSVNVGGVNVDNTGHGARGVFISAQIYRLFENSNMGKILARSLKYFGNSSPAPLGTSILQNPALSKYFDMVVVTDTAFSGVPTVKMWVTGLTDTTSIAMAQVNGTNKVYRGASVFSVSGTYNFRIKATTSGGRDSIQTRTYGVTLAKPGQIASVTTPNGQGTLQMSKHSVKTETYMTASDESETVVKFGPESDYAEELVLTMTYAQGNFADEGKVFIYQKTGDTWTPLRTQVYAEKHQVRALVKTLGEFKVGLDATFTGNNVVPKEFTLKQNYPNPFNPSTTIAFDLPQDGTLKLVVYNLLGQRVKTLYSGFQLAGSYRISWDGKNELGQQVASGVYLYRVEAGAFVKTKKMMLIK, from the coding sequence ATGAATTTTTTACGTACGGTGTTTTGGACTTTTTTTGTAGAAATGCTAGTCATTGCTACTTCAGCACACTCACAGACAAACCTGACGTGGACGAAAACGTATCCGACTGTTCACGACGGTTATGCATTTGTGTTGAGTCCACTTAATAATAATGTCGTGTACATTCACGACAACGTGGAGAAAATATTCAAAGTGAGTTATGATGCGGGTTCGACCTGGAGTACACGGGGATCCATTTCGCAAGGTCCGGGCATTCGTACTATTCGCGTGAGTCCGTTGGATACTTCCATTATCGTTATGGTAGGAAATAATGGTATTCTTCGTAGTACAAATGGAGGATTTGATTGGGAACAAGTTAAAGAAGAAGGCTCGACTGACGGTGAATCATTTGACTATAATATTGTTCATCCCGACACGATGTATTTTGTCGATTTTTACACGAGTGAATTTTGGCTGAGCGCGGATACGGGCCGTACGTGGCACGTGCGTTCGGTTGTTCCTTATGGTAACGTTTGTACCATTGCAGCTGATCCTTTTCATCCCAACGTAATCGTCATAGGTGCCGGTGATACTAAGATTGCCAGGTCGACAGATTACGGTTTGACTTGGACATTGGTCAAAGGAGGGAATCCTTATTTCTCTGAATGCCCGAAAATCGTTTGGGATAAGTCGACGCCAAATATGGTGTACGCGGCTATTCAACTGGATGCTGCTTATTCATTCTTTCGAAGTACTGACGGCGGCGTGACATGGAATGATATGGGATTGTATGGAATTTTCATGTGGGGTTTGGATCAGGATCCGGTCAATGGGGATTTATTTATCGGTGTATTTGGTTCCCGAACGTCCCTCGAAGTAGGTATTTACAGAAGCGCTGATAAAGGAAAGAGTTGGCAGCAACTTGGAAACCTATTTACGTATCCTGCCATCTGGATGATTAAAGCAGCTACGAGTCATGATGTCTATGCACTCAATCAGGATGCGCTTGGCACCAATTTATATAAACTCAATACCAATCCTTCCGGCTATGGCAAAATATCCGGTACGATTACAACGACTTCCGGAGGTTTGCCGGTTGGGCATGCGTCGGTAGTAGTCGTCGGAGGTTCGGACAGTTGTATCGTCAATAATACTGACGGAAAGTACACCATGTATTTATCACCCGGCACTTATTCTCTTAAAGCTCAATCTGCTGGTGTTAATCAGGTTATCGGAAATGTCAACGTCAATGCAGGTGGTACAACTGACGTTAATTTCCAATTATCACTAAATGGAACGATGGGTTCCATTGGCGTAAGCGTGGTCAACGTCTATCAGGATGACGTCAATTCTACAGTTTTATTGTACGGTCGATATGGCAATGGTACTCTATTTCCAGCGGATACGCTATCCGGGAATACTTTTACAAATCTTTCATCACTCAATTTTTATGATTCAATTGTAGTGATTTCCGAAGCGCCTTATGTAAGGCAGTCCATTGCACAACCATCTTTGAATTCTAATTATGAATTTAATATTGATCGGGCGGACGTTTTTGTAATGGTTGATATCGCTTTCTATGGTACTTTTATGCAAAGCCATTTATTAGATTCTGGTTATACCACATATCTTTGGGATTTAGTGACTATGGGACGAAGTTTGCCTGTCGAGGCCATTGAAAAAACAAAAAGACGAGTTATTATATGGTCTGCATCATCAGCAATAACAACAACAACGGCGTTCCTCGATACATTAAGCTTACTATGTGACCGTGGAGTTCATTTATTTGCTGCAGGACCGGATTTAGTAGAATTGCATTCATCGCATCCGCTTTTTCAAAACAAACTTGGAGTCGGATTTAACGGGAACTATACATCGTCGAGTAGTTTCAAAGGATTTACCGCCAATAAAATAGGTGATGGAATTACGACATCAATTGCGTTAGGAGGCTCAACACGTGATAAGTTGACCTTGTTGAACAGCAACGTACACAAAGCATTTTATTACGGACCTAATTATGATCCCGATAGCGTTAATGTCGGAGGAGTAAATGTTGATAACACAGGGCATGGCGCGCGAGGAGTATTTATAAGCGCTCAGATTTATCGCTTATTCGAAAATTCGAATATGGGTAAAATATTAGCTAGGTCGTTGAAGTATTTCGGAAATTCATCGCCCGCACCGTTGGGTACGTCGATTTTACAGAATCCGGCGTTGTCGAAATATTTTGACATGGTGGTCGTGACCGACACAGCGTTCAGCGGCGTGCCGACGGTCAAGATGTGGGTGACCGGTTTAACCGATACTACATCGATCGCGATGGCTCAGGTGAACGGTACCAATAAAGTATACCGTGGTGCGTCGGTGTTCTCAGTCAGCGGAACTTATAATTTCCGGATCAAGGCAACTACGAGCGGTGGAAGAGATTCGATCCAGACAAGAACCTATGGCGTCACGCTGGCCAAGCCGGGACAGATCGCCTCGGTCACCACCCCCAACGGTCAAGGGACCTTGCAGATGAGCAAACATTCGGTTAAAACCGAGACCTATATGACAGCCTCGGATGAAAGTGAAACGGTTGTGAAATTCGGTCCGGAGAGCGACTACGCCGAGGAACTGGTGCTCACGATGACCTATGCCCAAGGTAATTTCGCAGATGAAGGGAAGGTGTTTATTTATCAGAAGACCGGTGATACGTGGACGCCTTTGCGTACACAAGTGTATGCGGAGAAGCATCAAGTGCGGGCCTTAGTCAAAACTTTGGGAGAGTTTAAGGTCGGGCTCGATGCTACATTTACCGGTAATAATGTTGTGCCGAAAGAATTTACATTGAAACAAAACTATCCGAATCCATTTAACCCGAGCACAACGATCGCGTTTGATCTTCCACAGGACGGTACTCTGAAGTTAGTGGTATATAATTTATTGGGTCAGCGCGTGAAGACGCTGTATAGCGGATTTCAATTGGCCGGCAGTTACCGCATCAGCTGGGATGGGAAGAATGAACTGGGCCAGCAGGTGGCGAGCGGGGTGTATTTATACCGCGTCGAAGCCGGCGCGTTTGTCAAAACGAAAAAAATGATGTTGATCAAATAA
- a CDS encoding tetratricopeptide repeat protein produces the protein MRSRKIFTLMAMTVALGMLSCGGGSGKGDYDKLITEGETLFASGDYTEALAAFEDARDADPDKAEIYSAIGWCYIQLSNITAASNAFSDGADKTNAPADLFAGWAFVLSAGKSYAAANTEIGVALALDSDWEFTYGLGLDVSDLRVLKASNHFVLGEFTQSLAEVKILDSGFNANVATPAGLASLSQKIESLKTQFGKRRS, from the coding sequence ATGAGATCGAGGAAGATATTTACATTAATGGCTATGACGGTAGCATTGGGAATGCTTTCGTGTGGTGGCGGTTCCGGTAAAGGGGATTACGATAAACTGATAACCGAGGGCGAGACGTTGTTCGCGTCGGGAGATTACACGGAAGCCTTGGCAGCGTTTGAAGACGCTCGGGATGCGGATCCTGACAAGGCTGAAATCTACAGTGCAATAGGGTGGTGCTACATTCAGTTGAGCAATATCACGGCCGCGTCGAATGCGTTCAGTGACGGGGCGGATAAAACGAATGCACCGGCTGATTTGTTTGCCGGATGGGCGTTTGTGCTGAGTGCGGGGAAGAGTTATGCGGCGGCGAACACGGAGATCGGCGTGGCTTTGGCGTTGGATTCGGATTGGGAGTTTACGTATGGTCTTGGATTGGATGTTTCTGACTTACGGGTTTTGAAAGCGTCGAATCATTTTGTGCTGGGAGAGTTTACACAGAGTTTGGCGGAAGTAAAGATTCTGGATTCAGGATTTAATGCGAATGTGGCGACACCGGCCGGGTTGGCATCGTTGTCCCAGAAGATCGAGAGTCTGAAAACACAATTTGGGAAGAGGCGATCCTGA
- a CDS encoding tetratricopeptide repeat protein — MRSRKIFTLMAMTVALGMLSCGGGSGKGDYDKLITEGETLFASGDYTEALAAFEDARDADPDKAEIYSAIGWCYIQLSNITAASNAFSDGADKTNAPADLFAGWAFVLSAGKSYAAANTEIGVALALDSDWEFTYGLGLDVSDLRVLKASNHFVLGEFTQSLAEVKILDSGFNANVATPAGLASLSQKIESLKTQFGKLKLPN; from the coding sequence ATGAGATCGAGGAAGATATTTACATTAATGGCTATGACGGTAGCATTGGGAATGCTTTCGTGTGGTGGCGGTTCCGGTAAAGGGGATTACGATAAACTGATAACCGAGGGCGAGACGTTGTTCGCGTCGGGAGATTACACGGAAGCCTTGGCAGCGTTTGAAGACGCTCGGGATGCGGATCCTGACAAGGCTGAAATCTACAGTGCAATAGGGTGGTGCTACATTCAGTTGAGCAATATCACGGCCGCGTCGAATGCGTTCAGTGACGGGGCGGATAAAACGAATGCACCGGCTGATTTGTTTGCCGGATGGGCGTTTGTGCTGAGTGCGGGGAAGAGTTATGCGGCGGCGAACACGGAGATCGGCGTGGCTTTGGCGTTGGATTCGGATTGGGAGTTTACGTATGGTCTTGGATTGGATGTTTCTGACTTACGGGTTTTGAAAGCGTCGAATCATTTTGTGCTGGGAGAGTTTACACAGAGTTTGGCGGAAGTAAAGATTCTGGATTCAGGATTTAATGCGAATGTGGCGACACCGGCCGGGTTGGCATCGTTGTCCCAGAAGATCGAGAGTCTGAAAACACAATTTGGGAAGCTCAAGTTACCGAATTAA
- a CDS encoding T9SS type A sorting domain-containing protein gives MIKTASNHDVYALNADDPNAFGNVHLYKLNTDPSGYGKVSGTITTVTGGLPVEHASIVVVGGSDSCIVNNVDGTYTMYLSPGTYSLKAQSAGVNQIIGSVNIVATGNTVVDFQLPLSGTLGSIGVSVSNIYQDDLDYIALLYGRYGNGAPFPVDTLSGNAFTNLSSLNFYDSIVVVPSTVPYITTSVSPLALNNDYTINVKRADVLIINDPDPNFGVGGATYAPTYQTPLSDSGFSSFNWNVDERGRSISLSAINKTNLKTVMWLTRRHLSSMPQEFLDSLAMFCNEGIDIIVAGQNLVELDSAHSFFKNTLKLGFTGNYTNSTAINGFTSSPIGNGINFSASSSTSRDKINLLSASGHKAFYYGSVAGDSVNIGGAFVDNTGSNGWALLLGFDLSGVASSVIGKIFKRTLSLNAPIAPSNLMTTTISASKIQLSWTDNADNETGFIISRSLTSGSGYANIDTVEANETTLTDSNLTASTTYYYVVKAVNASGTSANSNEANSTTFALPLGEQYAPHIATSILQNPALSKYFDMVVVTDTVLSGVPTVKMWVTGLTDTTSIAMAQVNGTNKVYRGASVFSVSGTYNFRIKATTSGGRDSIQTRTYGVTLAKPGQIASVTTPNGQGTLQMSKHSVKTETYMTASDESETVVKFGPESDYAEELVLTMTYAQGNFADEGKVFIYQKTGDTWTPLRTQVYAEKHQVRALVKTLGEFKVGLDATFTGNNVVPKEFTLKQNYPNPFNPSTTIAFDLPQDGTLKLVVYNLLGQRVKTLYSGFQLAGSYRISWDGKNELGQQVASGVYLYRVEAGAFVKTKKMMLIK, from the coding sequence ATGATCAAAACTGCTTCGAATCATGACGTTTATGCTTTGAATGCAGATGATCCTAACGCATTTGGTAATGTTCATCTTTATAAACTTAATACGGATCCTTCCGGTTACGGTAAAGTTTCAGGTACCATCACTACGGTTACGGGTGGATTACCGGTAGAGCACGCTTCCATCGTTGTAGTCGGAGGTTCGGATAGCTGTATCGTCAATAATGTTGATGGCACATACACGATGTATCTATCACCCGGCACGTATTCCCTCAAAGCCCAATCGGCAGGTGTTAATCAAATCATTGGAAGTGTGAATATTGTTGCTACAGGAAATACGGTAGTCGATTTTCAATTACCATTAAGCGGAACTTTGGGGTCTATTGGAGTGAGTGTAAGTAACATTTACCAGGATGATCTGGATTACATCGCGTTATTGTATGGCCGATATGGTAACGGCGCTCCATTTCCGGTCGATACGCTTTCGGGCAATGCCTTTACCAATCTTTCTTCGCTAAATTTTTATGATTCTATTGTTGTTGTTCCAAGTACGGTTCCCTATATAACGACCTCTGTATCACCGCTTGCGCTTAATAATGATTATACGATAAATGTTAAACGCGCTGACGTTCTTATTATCAATGATCCTGATCCTAATTTTGGTGTTGGCGGAGCTACGTACGCACCAACATACCAAACCCCTTTATCGGATTCGGGTTTTTCGTCATTTAATTGGAACGTTGATGAGCGCGGGCGTTCTATTTCATTGAGCGCAATTAATAAAACCAATCTCAAAACAGTAATGTGGTTGACTCGTAGGCACCTTTCATCCATGCCTCAGGAGTTCCTGGATAGTTTGGCGATGTTCTGTAATGAGGGGATAGATATTATTGTTGCCGGACAAAATCTGGTAGAATTGGATTCGGCACATTCATTTTTTAAGAATACATTGAAATTGGGATTTACAGGAAATTACACCAATAGTACAGCCATCAACGGTTTTACAAGCAGCCCCATTGGGAACGGGATTAATTTTTCGGCAAGCAGTTCCACTTCGCGTGACAAAATCAACCTTCTTTCTGCTTCAGGTCATAAAGCATTTTATTATGGTTCGGTTGCTGGAGACTCCGTTAATATTGGTGGAGCGTTTGTCGACAATACGGGCAGCAACGGCTGGGCTTTGTTGTTGGGTTTTGATTTGTCCGGTGTTGCGTCATCTGTTATAGGCAAAATCTTTAAAAGGACACTTTCACTTAATGCGCCTATCGCGCCATCCAATCTAATGACGACAACCATTTCGGCGTCAAAGATCCAACTGAGCTGGACGGATAATGCTGATAATGAAACGGGATTTATTATTTCCCGTTCATTGACGAGCGGCAGCGGTTACGCCAATATCGATACGGTTGAAGCGAATGAAACAACATTAACCGATTCGAATTTAACAGCCAGTACGACATATTATTATGTAGTCAAAGCTGTGAATGCCAGCGGCACATCGGCCAATTCGAATGAAGCCAACAGTACTACATTTGCGCTTCCGTTGGGCGAACAATACGCACCGCATATTGCGACGTCGATTCTGCAGAATCCGGCGTTGTCGAAATATTTTGACATGGTGGTCGTGACCGACACAGTGCTCAGCGGCGTGCCGACGGTCAAGATGTGGGTGACCGGTTTGACCGATACTACATCGATCGCGATGGCTCAGGTGAACGGTACCAATAAAGTATATCGTGGTGCGTCGGTGTTCTCAGTCAGCGGAACTTATAATTTCCGGATCAAGGCAACTACGAGCGGTGGAAGAGATTCGATCCAGACAAGAACCTATGGCGTCACGCTGGCCAAGCCGGGACAGATCGCCTCGGTCACCACCCCCAACGGTCAAGGGACCTTGCAGATGAGCAAACATTCGGTTAAAACCGAGACCTATATGACAGCCTCGGATGAAAGTGAAACGGTTGTGAAATTCGGTCCGGAGAGCGACTACGCCGAGGAACTGGTGCTCACGATGACCTATGCCCAAGGTAATTTCGCAGATGAAGGGAAGGTGTTTATTTATCAGAAGACCGGTGATACGTGGACGCCTTTGCGTACACAAGTGTATGCGGAGAAGCATCAAGTGCGGGCCTTAGTCAAAACTTTGGGAGAGTTTAAGGTCGGGCTCGATGCTACATTTACCGGTAATAATGTTGTGCCGAAAGAATTTACATTGAAACAAAACTATCCGAATCCATTTAACCCGAGCACAACGATCGCGTTTGATCTTCCACAGGACGGTACTCTGAAGTTAGTGGTATATAATTTATTGGGTCAGCGCGTGAAGACGCTGTATAGCGGATTTCAATTGGCCGGCAGTTACCGCATCAGCTGGGATGGGAAGAATGAACTGGGCCAGCAGGTGGCGAGCGGGGTGTATTTATACCGCGTCGAAGCCGGCGCGTTTGTCAAAACGAAAAAAATGATGTTGATCAAATAA